Proteins found in one Hevea brasiliensis isolate MT/VB/25A 57/8 chromosome 18, ASM3005281v1, whole genome shotgun sequence genomic segment:
- the LOC110651284 gene encoding cyclin-SDS-like: protein MKLKPTKLKPKMEPQPYITRKQRTKRLRRIRSRISPVLISPLNSAPPQKSQGFYAFSVDSSPCLYFRDEVSCDSSRVTSKSSATKRKLRETEEIERIKDVPFRRITRSYYKQKENERKENEVEVSESSWVESKCGADCVVSEKRRSSKLKKRTEDSKEIQINEDSISVTKSEISSVQQNLSFGGANLENVSLEDKENDTISIISGVESCLSHRTNEKVKRTLETELSEISKHDTFSIDESIVEQKSKSLAALETDLACAENISYDDIIMECSSSHETAFSELQSEIFPESSSEIEFSDYTQSIFLDSGNEFSEKSIDDSPPSHTYSLLLDFRQQFSRSSVPLDMIRSSLIEAEYLQHSKFVKFEVEDDEESYQRLRERERRQLFLLDYVELYRSTTDYGGLILEQRLQMVHWIVEQSTAKEFQLETAFLGVSLLDRFLSKGFFKNKRSLQIVGIACLTLATRIEENQPYNSVRQKNFPIESSTYSRFEVVAMEWLVQEVLNFQCFLPTIHNFMWFYLKAARADAKVEKKARYLAKLALSGHEHLQYWPSTVAAGLVILASLESDQIESYQRVIEVHVRTKENDLRECMKTMEWLLQYVH from the exons ATGAAGCTCAAGCCGACTAAACTCAAGCCAAAAATGGAACCACAACCGTATATCACGAGGAAGCAGCGAACCAAACGACTTCGCCGAATCCGTTCGCGGATCTCTCCGGTTCTTATATCGCCTTTGAACTCAGCTCCTCCACAAAAGAGCCAAGGTTTCTATGCTTTCTCAGTGGATTCCAGCCCCTGCCTATACTTCAGAGATGAAGTGTCTTGTGATTCAAGCAGAGTTACATCCAAATCGAGCGCAACTAAGAGAAAATTACGTGAAACAGAAGAAATTGAGAGGATTAAAGACGTTCCGTTTCGAAGAATCACTAGATCTTACTATAAGCAGAAGGAAAAcgagagaaaagaaaatgaagtagaAGTGAGTGAATCGTCTTGGGTGGAGTCGAAATGTGGAGCTGATTGTGTTGTTTCCGAAAAGAGAAGAAGTTCGAAGTTGAAAAAGAGAACTGAAGactcaaaggaaattcaaataaATGAAGATTCTATATCGGTTACCAAATCGGAGATTTCCTCCGTTCAGCAAAATTTGAGTTTCGGTGGTGCAAATTTAGAGAATGTTTCGTTAGAGGATAAGGAGAACGACACCATTTCTATTATTTCAGGGGTAGAATCTTGCTTGTCACATAGAACGAACGAAAAAGTCAAAAGAACACTCGAAACAGAGCTTTCTGAGATTTCTAAACATGATACCTTCTCTATTGACGAGTCCATAGTGGAGCAAAAGTCAAAGAGCTTGGCAGCACTTGAAACCGATCTCGCTTGTGCGGAGAACATCTCTTATGACGACATTATTATGGAATGCTCTTCCAGTCATGAGACAGCATTCTCGGAGCTGCAATCAGAAATATTCCCGGAGAGTTCATCCGAAATCGAGTTTTCAGATTACACGCAGTCAATTTTCTTAGATTCTGGAAATGAATTTTCCGAAAAATCGATTGATGATTCTCCTCCTTCGCATACTTACTCATTGTTGCTCGACTTTAGACAGCAATTCTCCCGATCAAGCGTTCCTCTAGACATGATAAGATCCTCGTTAATAGAAGCAGAGTACCTACAACATTCCAAA TTTGTGAAATTCGAAGTTGAGGACGACGAGGAAAGCTACCAAAGGTTACGGGAAAGAGAGAGAAGGCAATTATTTTTGCTCGACTACGTCGAGTTGTATCGCTCCACGACGGACTACGGCGGTCTCATCTTAGAGCAGCGGCTGCAGATGGTCCACTGGATTGTTGAG CAATCAACCGCAAAGGAGTTTCAGCTTGAGACAGCGTTCCTTGGAGTTAGTCTTCTGGATAGGTTCCTAAGCAAAGGATTTTTCAAGAACAAAAGGAGCCTTCAGATTGTTGGAATAGCATGCCTTACATTGGCcacaagaattgaagaaaatcagCCCTACAATAG TGTGAGGCAAAAGAATTTCCCCATAGAGAGCAGTACGTACAGCAGATTTGAGGTTGTAGCCATGGAGTGGCTGGTGCAGGAGGTACTCAACTTCCAATGCTTCTTGCCCACCATCCACAACTTCATGTG GTTCTACCTAAAAGCTGCTAGAGCTGATGCAAAGGTAGAGAAGAAGGCAAGATACCTGGCAAAGTTAGCTCTATCGGGCCATGAGCATCTTCAGTACTGGCCCTCAACAGTTGCAGCGGGACTTGTGATTTTGGCTTCTCTAGAAAGCGATCAAATTGAATCCTAccaaagggtcattgag GTTCATGTCAGAACAAAGGAAAATGACTTGCGTGAATGCATGAAG ACAATGGAGTGGCTGCTACAGTATGTACACTAA